A genomic stretch from Thauera sp. GDN1 includes:
- a CDS encoding tRNA (cytidine(34)-2'-O)-methyltransferase: MFEIVLYQPEIPPNTGNIIRLAANTGSRLHLVAPLGFDLSDKQLARAGLDYHDLTCLTVHPDWAQCVAALEGRRMFALSTRGSRRHDHVAYQPGDALVFGPESRGLPEEVLEGFASDARIRIPMRPTNRSVNLSNAVAVVVYEGWRQHGFAGAAGI; this comes from the coding sequence ATGTTCGAAATCGTCCTCTACCAGCCCGAAATCCCGCCCAATACCGGCAACATCATCCGCCTGGCCGCCAATACCGGCTCCAGGCTCCATCTCGTGGCGCCGCTCGGCTTCGACCTGTCGGACAAGCAGCTCGCGCGTGCCGGCCTCGACTATCACGACCTGACCTGCCTGACCGTGCATCCCGACTGGGCGCAGTGTGTCGCCGCGCTCGAGGGCCGGCGGATGTTCGCGCTCAGCACGCGCGGCAGCCGCCGTCACGACCATGTGGCCTACCAGCCGGGGGATGCGCTGGTGTTCGGTCCGGAGAGCCGGGGGCTGCCCGAAGAAGTCCTCGAGGGCTTCGCCTCCGATGCGCGCATCCGGATCCCGATGAGGCCGACCAACCGCAGCGTGAATCTGTCGAATGCGGTGGCGGTGGTGGTCTACGAGGGCTGGCGGCAGCACGGCTTCGCCGGCGCAGCGGGGATCTGA
- a CDS encoding NAD(P)H-dependent glycerol-3-phosphate dehydrogenase produces the protein MSRCRITVFGAGAWGTALAQAFANTHEVVLWGRDRTQLDELARLRENRRYLPGVRLHDTLAVEADFRTAAEQADLHLVVTPLSGLRDTVRELRRIRPDTPLLWACKGFEAGTGRLPHEIIAEELGLDAPSGVLTGPSFAAEVGRGLPAAITLAARDPAFARHWVAVLHQPRLRIYANTDLVGCEVGGAVKNVMAIAAGVSDGMGFGLNARAALITRGLAEIARLARALGGRSETLMGLAGMGDLILTCTGDLSRNRRVGLALAEGKSLADILRELGHVAEGVSTAREVVQLAHRHGVEMPVCEAVDALLHHGLNARTAVERLLARDPREE, from the coding sequence GTGAGCCGCTGCCGCATCACCGTGTTCGGTGCGGGCGCCTGGGGCACGGCGCTCGCCCAGGCCTTCGCCAACACCCACGAGGTCGTCCTGTGGGGGCGCGACCGCACCCAACTGGACGAGCTCGCCCGCCTGCGCGAGAACCGGCGCTATCTGCCGGGCGTGCGCCTGCACGACACGCTCGCGGTCGAGGCGGATTTCCGCACCGCCGCCGAGCAGGCCGACCTGCACCTGGTCGTCACCCCGCTGTCCGGCCTGCGCGACACCGTCCGCGAGTTGCGGCGCATCCGCCCCGACACCCCGCTGCTGTGGGCGTGCAAGGGCTTCGAAGCCGGCACCGGCCGCCTGCCGCACGAGATCATCGCCGAGGAACTCGGCCTCGACGCGCCCAGCGGCGTGCTGACCGGCCCGAGCTTCGCCGCCGAGGTCGGACGCGGCCTGCCGGCGGCGATCACGCTCGCCGCCCGCGATCCCGCCTTCGCCCGCCACTGGGTCGCCGTGCTGCACCAGCCGCGACTGCGCATCTACGCCAACACCGACCTGGTGGGCTGCGAGGTCGGCGGCGCAGTGAAGAACGTGATGGCGATCGCCGCCGGCGTCTCCGACGGCATGGGCTTCGGCCTCAACGCCCGCGCCGCGCTGATCACCCGTGGCCTGGCCGAGATCGCCCGCCTCGCACGCGCGCTCGGCGGCCGCAGCGAGACCCTGATGGGCCTCGCCGGCATGGGCGACCTCATCCTCACCTGTACCGGCGACCTGTCGCGCAACCGCCGCGTCGGCCTCGCGCTCGCCGAGGGCAAGAGCCTGGCCGACATCCTGCGCGAGCTGGGCCATGTGGCCGAAGGCGTGTCCACCGCGCGCGAGGTCGTCCAGCTCGCCCACCGCCATGGCGTCGAGATGCCGGTGTGCGAGGCCGTCGACGCCCTGCTCCACCACGGCCTGAACGCACGCACCGCGGTCGAGCGCCTGCTCGCGCGCGACCCGCGCGAGGAGTGA
- a CDS encoding SH3 domain-containing protein translates to MNRERRITAIPSPGLSALAVVVLCAASGSVAAQAIEYRSAGPELIVRDAPSPQGRQLFRLHPGTPVEIVVSQDGWVRVREPGGSLNWVEQQALSNRRTLIVTAERATIRREARTDAPAAFQALRNVVLELIAPPTQGWARVRHREGLEGYIHASEVWGL, encoded by the coding sequence ATGAACCGCGAGCGCCGCATCACCGCAATACCTTCGCCGGGGCTGTCCGCCCTGGCCGTCGTCGTGCTGTGTGCGGCCTCCGGTTCCGTGGCTGCACAGGCAATCGAATACCGCTCGGCCGGCCCGGAGCTGATCGTGCGCGACGCGCCGTCGCCTCAGGGGCGGCAACTGTTCCGCCTGCACCCCGGCACCCCGGTCGAGATCGTCGTCAGCCAGGACGGCTGGGTTCGCGTGCGCGAACCGGGCGGCTCCCTCAACTGGGTCGAGCAGCAGGCGCTCAGCAATCGCCGCACCCTCATCGTCACCGCCGAGCGCGCCACCATCCGGCGCGAGGCGCGGACCGACGCCCCCGCGGCCTTCCAGGCGCTGAGGAACGTCGTGCTCGAGCTCATCGCCCCGCCCACCCAGGGCTGGGCACGGGTACGCCACCGCGAGGGACTGGAAGGCTACATCCACGCCAGCGAGGTCTGGGGGCTGTGA
- the secB gene encoding protein-export chaperone SecB — translation MAENNQPVFSIEKLYVKDLSLEVPGAPQIFLEREAPQINVQLRTSGQGVDDGVFEVTLTVTVTAKIGEDRNLFLVEVAQAGIFQIRNLPEADLEPVMMIGCPNILFPYAREAVSDAVTRAGFQPVLLSPVNFESLYQAQRQQAAGEVPVQ, via the coding sequence ATGGCCGAAAACAACCAACCCGTCTTCTCGATCGAAAAGCTCTACGTCAAGGACCTGTCGCTGGAAGTCCCCGGTGCGCCGCAGATCTTCCTGGAGCGCGAAGCGCCCCAGATCAACGTGCAGCTGCGCACCAGCGGCCAGGGCGTCGACGACGGCGTCTTCGAAGTCACCCTGACCGTCACCGTCACCGCGAAGATCGGCGAGGACCGCAACCTGTTCCTGGTCGAAGTGGCCCAGGCCGGCATCTTCCAGATCCGCAACCTGCCCGAAGCCGACCTCGAGCCGGTGATGATGATCGGCTGCCCGAACATCCTCTTCCCCTATGCCCGCGAGGCCGTCTCCGACGCGGTGACGCGCGCCGGTTTCCAGCCGGTGCTGCTGTCGCCGGTGAATTTCGAATCGCTCTACCAGGCCCAGCGTCAGCAGGCCGCGGGCGAAGTCCCCGTCCAGTGA
- the grxC gene encoding glutaredoxin 3, whose translation MQPHVRMYATATCPYCIRAEQLLQHKGVSGLEKIRVDLEPARREEMMKASGRRTVPQIFIGDYHVGGCDDLYALERAGKLDPLLHGEPA comes from the coding sequence ATGCAGCCCCACGTCCGCATGTACGCGACCGCCACCTGCCCCTACTGCATCCGTGCCGAGCAGCTGCTGCAGCACAAGGGGGTCAGCGGGCTGGAGAAGATCCGCGTCGATCTCGAGCCTGCCCGCCGCGAGGAAATGATGAAGGCGAGCGGCCGGCGGACGGTTCCACAGATCTTCATTGGCGACTACCATGTCGGCGGCTGCGACGACCTGTACGCGCTCGAACGCGCCGGCAAGCTCGATCCGCTGCTGCACGGCGAGCCGGCCTGA
- a CDS encoding rhodanese-like domain-containing protein, translating to MEFLQQNWYWAALAAVSGAWLMADFIRNRGDTSQLSPVEATLLVNREDAVVIDVREQGEYAQGHIPNARHIPAGEIERRGKELEKWKDHPVILCCASGARSSSAASQLRKAGFSKVYNLRGGMMEWQKAGQPVSRKRK from the coding sequence GTGGAATTCCTGCAACAGAACTGGTACTGGGCCGCACTGGCCGCCGTCTCGGGCGCCTGGCTGATGGCCGACTTCATCCGCAACCGCGGCGACACGAGCCAGCTTTCGCCGGTCGAGGCGACCCTCCTCGTCAACCGCGAGGATGCGGTCGTGATCGACGTCCGCGAACAGGGCGAGTACGCCCAGGGCCACATCCCCAATGCGCGCCACATCCCGGCGGGCGAGATCGAGCGCCGCGGCAAGGAGCTGGAAAAGTGGAAGGACCATCCGGTCATCCTGTGCTGCGCCAGCGGCGCACGCTCGAGCAGCGCGGCCAGCCAGCTCAGGAAGGCCGGCTTCAGCAAGGTCTACAACCTGCGCGGCGGCATGATGGAATGGCAGAAGGCGGGCCAGCCGGTGAGCCGCAAGAGGAAATGA
- a CDS encoding metalloregulator ArsR/SmtB family transcription factor produces MNKDDIFTLIDKHEHIETAARALKAIAHPLRLKILCVLGNGEECVQDIVEAVGTSQSNISQHLAILRDKGVLRTRKDANRVYYSVCDERTLQLIVLMREVFCGVEPDEH; encoded by the coding sequence GTGAACAAAGACGACATCTTCACGCTCATCGACAAGCATGAGCACATCGAAACCGCGGCACGCGCACTGAAGGCGATCGCCCACCCGCTGCGGCTGAAGATCCTGTGCGTGCTCGGCAACGGTGAGGAATGCGTGCAGGACATCGTCGAGGCGGTGGGCACCTCGCAGAGCAACATCTCCCAGCACCTGGCGATCCTGCGCGACAAGGGCGTGCTGCGCACGCGCAAGGATGCCAACCGTGTCTATTACAGCGTCTGCGACGAACGCACCCTGCAGCTGATCGTGCTGATGCGCGAGGTCTTCTGCGGCGTCGAGCCGGACGAGCACTGA
- a CDS encoding peptidoglycan DD-metalloendopeptidase family protein, translating to MLHRHTGTALVVMAAMLGGALSGAAMAQPAGEIAEKRSDLDDLKKRIRDLQQEMARTEANRSSAVKSVAESERAVSRVMRELARLDGERRDAEKKLAELEAEQRATGARIDARRGELAEWLRRHYVHGGADSMAPLLSARDPNQLARDAHYLEHLGRARLALIDGLRADLEQTRLRAQDIQSRRDRLAALELEQRSRRSELQAEQARRKQALAEASRQLQEQKKQVGSLQQDEQRLGVVIDALVKRAREAAAREAARRLAAQREAERRAAEARAAELRAAQARAAQTSPAQPSSRAAAPAPRAPEPVVGEVRDTAGPTPTGVRFSQLRGQLRFPVRGELVGRFGAPRAEGGTTWKGVFIRAGEGGDVRAVAGGEVVFSDWLRGYGNLIIVDHGSDYLSIYGNNDALLKEVGDRVSGGDAIASVGAGGVGSESGLYFEIRHQGQPLDPMQWVRLN from the coding sequence ATGCTGCATCGACATACCGGGACCGCGCTCGTCGTGATGGCGGCGATGCTGGGTGGCGCCCTCTCTGGCGCCGCGATGGCCCAGCCTGCGGGCGAGATCGCCGAGAAGCGCTCCGATCTCGACGACCTCAAGAAGCGGATCCGCGACCTGCAGCAGGAGATGGCGCGCACCGAGGCCAACCGTTCCAGCGCCGTGAAGTCGGTGGCCGAGTCCGAGCGTGCGGTGTCGCGCGTGATGCGCGAGCTGGCCAGGCTCGACGGCGAGCGTCGCGATGCCGAGAAGAAGCTGGCTGAACTCGAGGCCGAGCAGCGCGCGACCGGCGCACGGATCGACGCGCGGCGCGGCGAACTCGCCGAGTGGCTGCGCCGGCACTACGTGCATGGCGGTGCCGACAGCATGGCGCCGCTGCTGTCGGCGCGCGACCCCAATCAGCTCGCGCGTGACGCGCACTACCTCGAGCACCTCGGACGCGCGCGCCTCGCCCTCATCGACGGCCTGCGTGCCGACCTCGAGCAGACCCGGCTCCGCGCGCAGGACATCCAGTCGCGCCGGGACCGGCTCGCCGCGCTCGAGCTCGAGCAGCGCAGCCGGCGCAGCGAGCTGCAGGCGGAACAGGCGCGGCGCAAGCAGGCGCTCGCCGAGGCGTCGCGGCAACTGCAGGAACAGAAGAAGCAGGTCGGCAGCCTGCAGCAGGACGAGCAGCGGCTCGGGGTGGTGATCGACGCCCTGGTCAAGCGCGCCCGCGAGGCCGCGGCACGCGAGGCGGCGCGGCGGCTCGCAGCGCAGCGCGAAGCGGAGCGGCGGGCGGCCGAGGCGCGGGCCGCCGAGCTGCGTGCCGCCCAGGCGCGCGCAGCGCAGACGAGCCCGGCGCAGCCCTCCAGCCGGGCCGCGGCACCGGCCCCACGTGCGCCGGAGCCGGTGGTCGGCGAGGTGCGCGATACCGCAGGGCCGACGCCGACCGGCGTGCGTTTCAGCCAGCTGCGCGGCCAGCTGCGCTTCCCGGTGCGCGGCGAACTCGTCGGCCGTTTCGGTGCTCCAAGGGCCGAAGGCGGAACGACGTGGAAGGGCGTGTTCATCCGCGCCGGAGAGGGGGGGGATGTGCGCGCGGTGGCGGGCGGAGAGGTGGTCTTCTCCGACTGGCTGCGTGGCTACGGTAACCTGATCATCGTCGACCACGGCAGCGACTACCTGTCGATCTACGGCAACAACGATGCCCTGCTGAAGGAGGTGGGCGATCGGGTCTCCGGCGGGGACGCCATCGCCAGCGTGGGCGCTGGCGGGGTCGGCAGCGAATCGGGTTTATACTTCGAAATCCGCCATCAGGGGCAGCCGCTCGATCCCATGCAATGGGTGCGGCTCAACTAG
- a CDS encoding S41 family peptidase codes for MRSSKLKQFGLVMTGMVAGVMISLNFSANADRSTQVPLPVEELRAYADVFNAIKQGYVEPVEDKKLITDSISGMLSGLDPHSAYLDAEAFKDLQVGTQGEFGGLGIEVGMEDGFVKVISPIEDTPAFRAGVLAGDLIVKLDDTPVKGMSLNDAVKRMRGKPRTDITLTIMRKGQPQPIVIKLTREVIKVQSVKSKVIEPGYGYLRVAQFQENTAASVVDHLNKLAEQGPVRGLVLDLRNDPGGLLHGAVGVSAAFLPTDTLVVSTDGRTEDAKREYRATPADYLRGTRDDFVRRLPEMAKDVPMVVLVNAGSASASEIVAGALQDHKRAKVIGTQTFGKGSVQTILPLNNNTAIKLTTARYYTPNGRSIQAKGIEPDIVVEETANGSSRRVREADLLRHLGNDKEGEAAKEAADAKGAPVPGVETEEGEPTRFEFGGADDYQLQQAVRLLKGEQIVQNQVN; via the coding sequence ATGCGCAGCAGCAAGCTGAAACAGTTCGGCCTCGTGATGACCGGCATGGTGGCCGGGGTCATGATCAGCCTCAATTTTTCCGCCAATGCCGACCGCAGCACGCAGGTGCCGCTGCCGGTCGAGGAGTTGCGTGCATACGCCGACGTCTTCAATGCGATCAAGCAGGGCTACGTCGAGCCGGTGGAAGACAAGAAGCTGATCACCGACTCGATCAGCGGCATGCTGTCGGGGCTGGATCCCCATTCCGCCTATCTGGATGCCGAGGCCTTCAAGGACCTGCAGGTCGGCACCCAGGGCGAGTTCGGCGGCCTCGGCATCGAGGTCGGCATGGAGGACGGCTTCGTCAAGGTGATCTCGCCGATCGAGGACACCCCCGCCTTCCGTGCCGGCGTGCTCGCCGGCGACCTGATCGTCAAGCTCGACGACACCCCGGTCAAGGGCATGAGCCTGAACGACGCGGTCAAGCGCATGCGTGGCAAGCCCAGGACCGACATCACCCTGACGATCATGCGCAAGGGCCAGCCGCAACCGATCGTGATCAAGCTTACGCGCGAAGTCATCAAGGTGCAGAGCGTGAAGTCCAAGGTGATCGAGCCCGGCTACGGCTACCTGCGTGTCGCGCAGTTCCAGGAGAACACCGCCGCGTCGGTGGTCGATCACCTGAACAAGCTCGCCGAACAGGGGCCGGTGCGGGGGCTGGTGCTGGACCTGCGCAACGATCCGGGCGGCCTGCTGCATGGCGCGGTGGGCGTGTCCGCCGCCTTCCTGCCCACCGACACGCTGGTGGTGTCGACCGACGGTCGCACCGAGGATGCCAAGCGCGAGTACCGGGCGACGCCGGCCGACTACCTGCGCGGGACGCGTGACGACTTCGTGCGTCGCCTGCCCGAGATGGCCAAGGATGTGCCGATGGTCGTGCTGGTCAACGCGGGCTCGGCCTCGGCTTCGGAGATCGTCGCCGGTGCGCTGCAGGACCACAAGCGCGCGAAGGTGATCGGCACTCAGACCTTCGGCAAGGGCTCGGTGCAGACCATCCTGCCGCTCAACAACAACACCGCGATCAAGCTGACCACCGCGCGCTACTACACCCCCAACGGGCGCTCGATCCAGGCCAAGGGCATCGAGCCCGACATCGTGGTCGAGGAAACGGCCAATGGCTCCAGCCGCCGTGTGCGCGAGGCCGACCTGCTGCGCCACCTCGGCAACGACAAGGAGGGCGAAGCGGCCAAGGAGGCGGCGGATGCGAAGGGTGCTCCGGTGCCCGGTGTCGAGACCGAGGAGGGCGAGCCGACGCGCTTCGAGTTCGGCGGTGCGGACGACTACCAGCTGCAGCAGGCCGTGCGCCTTCTCAAGGGTGAGCAGATCGTCCAGAATCAGGTCAACTAG
- the moeB gene encoding molybdopterin-synthase adenylyltransferase MoeB, with protein sequence MNDDQLLRYSRHILLPEIDVDGQQRLLDARALIIGAGGLGSPAAMYLAAAGVGTIAIADDDSVDLTNLQRQIMHSAAMVGLPKVASAQATLHRLNPQTRIEPIQRRLAGEELDAEVARADVVLDCSDNFATRHAINRACVRHRKPLVSGAAIRFDGQAAVFDLRTPDSACYHCLFPEGEDIEEVRCAVMGVFAPIVGIIGATQAAEALKLLIGCGQSLDGRLLLLDGLAMEWRSVSFGRDPGCPVCAERA encoded by the coding sequence ATGAACGACGACCAGCTCCTGCGTTACAGCCGGCACATCCTGCTGCCCGAGATCGATGTGGACGGCCAGCAGCGACTGCTCGATGCGCGGGCGCTGATCATCGGCGCGGGCGGGCTCGGCTCGCCGGCGGCGATGTACCTGGCGGCTGCCGGGGTGGGCACGATCGCGATCGCCGACGACGACAGCGTCGACCTGACCAACCTGCAGCGCCAGATCATGCATTCGGCCGCGATGGTCGGCCTGCCGAAGGTGGCCTCGGCGCAGGCGACGCTGCACCGGCTCAATCCGCAGACCCGTATCGAGCCGATCCAGCGCCGTCTGGCGGGCGAGGAACTGGATGCCGAGGTGGCGCGCGCCGACGTGGTGCTCGACTGCAGCGACAACTTCGCCACCCGCCATGCCATCAATCGCGCCTGCGTGCGCCATCGCAAGCCCCTGGTGTCGGGCGCGGCGATCCGCTTCGATGGCCAGGCGGCGGTGTTCGACCTGCGCACGCCCGACAGCGCCTGCTACCACTGCCTGTTCCCCGAGGGCGAGGACATCGAGGAGGTGCGCTGCGCGGTCATGGGCGTGTTCGCGCCCATCGTCGGCATCATCGGCGCCACCCAGGCGGCCGAAGCACTTAAGCTGCTGATCGGTTGCGGGCAGTCGCTCGATGGCCGCCTGCTGCTGCTCGACGGCCTGGCGATGGAGTGGCGCAGCGTGTCCTTCGGGCGCGATCCGGGTTGCCCGGTATGCGCCGAGCGCGCCTGA